In Mycobacterium gallinarum, a single window of DNA contains:
- a CDS encoding dihydrodiol dehydrogenase: protein MSTGDDRTSALPQSLLDARVGDPIVIANEFSATEVYRIETRNGTRLLITSPRTGRWITLDALEVEALTWQNTATLEAMISNPHAPLIPDAEDDR, encoded by the coding sequence ATGAGTACCGGAGACGACCGGACGTCGGCACTGCCGCAGAGTCTGCTCGACGCCCGCGTCGGCGATCCGATCGTCATCGCGAACGAGTTCAGTGCCACCGAGGTCTACCGGATCGAGACTCGTAACGGGACGCGGCTGCTCATCACGTCACCTCGCACGGGACGCTGGATCACCCTCGACGCGTTGGAGGTGGAAGCCCTGACTTGGCAGAACACGGCCACACTCGAGGCGATGATCAGCAACCCCCACGCGCCGCTGATCCCCGACGCCGAGGACGACCGATGA
- the hcaB gene encoding 3-(cis-5,6-dihydroxycyclohexa-1,3-dien-1-yl)propanoate dehydrogenase: MTGWLDGKRALIVGAGSGIGRAVVDAFRHEGAQLMALERDADKCIALRDEVPDVPVIEGDATTRSANVDAVDAAVDAFGGLDTLVNCVGVFDFYQGLTDIAEDSLDAAFEEMFRVNVLSHLQSVKAAVSALQRGTGSSIVLAESASSFYPGRGGVLYVSSKFAVRGLVTSLAYELAPHIRVNGVAPGGTVKTDLRGLTALGQSEFRLGDGPDRADGLKARTPLNVALTAEDHAWSFVYLASDRARGITGDTLHPDGGYGLAPSPSPTKVM, translated from the coding sequence ATGACCGGATGGCTCGACGGCAAACGTGCGCTGATCGTCGGGGCCGGATCCGGTATCGGCCGAGCCGTCGTGGACGCGTTTCGCCACGAGGGCGCGCAGTTGATGGCGCTGGAACGTGACGCCGACAAGTGCATCGCGCTGCGCGACGAAGTCCCCGACGTACCCGTGATCGAGGGTGACGCGACGACGAGGTCAGCCAACGTCGACGCGGTCGACGCCGCCGTCGACGCGTTTGGCGGCCTGGACACCTTGGTCAACTGTGTTGGCGTATTCGACTTCTACCAAGGCCTGACCGACATCGCCGAGGACAGCCTCGACGCGGCCTTCGAGGAGATGTTCCGAGTCAACGTGTTGAGCCATCTGCAGTCGGTCAAGGCGGCAGTCTCGGCCTTGCAGCGCGGGACTGGATCGTCGATAGTGCTCGCGGAGTCGGCATCCTCGTTCTATCCCGGCCGCGGCGGGGTTCTCTACGTTTCGTCGAAGTTCGCGGTCCGCGGTTTGGTCACCAGCCTCGCCTATGAACTAGCGCCCCACATCCGGGTCAACGGTGTCGCGCCGGGCGGCACGGTCAAGACCGATCTGCGAGGCTTGACCGCGTTGGGCCAGAGCGAGTTTCGACTCGGTGACGGTCCCGATCGCGCCGATGGTCTGAAGGCGCGAACTCCCCTGAACGTGGCGTTGACGGCCGAAGATCACGCATGGAGTTTTGTGTATCTGGCTTCCGATCGCGCACGCGGAATCACCGGGGACACTTTGCATCCCGACGGCGGGTATGGGCTCGCGCCTAGTCCATCGCCGACGAAGGTCATGTGA
- a CDS encoding aromatic ring-hydroxylating dioxygenase subunit alpha, translating into MPDLVDVLAAVRRGMIPAHIYNDAEIFALERERIFGRSWIFVGHESEVPLDGDYVVRRVLDDSFVIARDSKGEIRAMFNMCLHRGMQVCRAEMGNASNFRCPYHGWSYRNDGRILGLPFHQEAYGGEQGFKKRGQTLLPAPSLASYNGLIFISLDANAEPLEDYLGDFRFYLDYYSRQSSAGLEVRGPQRWRINANWKIGAENFAGDMYHTPQTHTSVVEIGLFREPKAEKRKDGATYWAGVGGGTTYKLPPGDFRERMRYVGYTDDMIARIEQIWSSDQQKLVGGDGFMISAASCFPNMSLVHNWPKVEDGDSVLPFISLRTWQPIDEHETEVYSWFAVDAAAPEEYKKKSYKAYLMCFGSTGMFEQDDVENWVSLTNTAAGSMARRLQLNSRMGLLEDDTPVGKRLPPNEFHGPGVAQVGYNEANQRALLRLWADQVERPVEASATVAVGTCADGIEPLVQTASLPVTDRARV; encoded by the coding sequence ATGCCCGACCTAGTGGATGTCCTGGCTGCGGTGCGCCGGGGCATGATCCCCGCCCACATCTACAACGACGCCGAGATCTTCGCCCTCGAACGAGAGCGGATCTTCGGCCGGTCCTGGATCTTCGTCGGACACGAGTCGGAGGTTCCGCTCGATGGTGACTACGTGGTCAGGCGCGTGCTCGACGATTCGTTCGTCATCGCACGCGACTCCAAGGGCGAGATCAGGGCGATGTTCAACATGTGCCTGCACCGGGGCATGCAGGTGTGCCGCGCGGAGATGGGCAACGCGTCGAACTTCCGGTGCCCGTATCACGGGTGGTCGTACCGCAATGACGGACGCATCCTCGGCTTGCCGTTTCATCAGGAGGCCTATGGAGGTGAGCAAGGGTTCAAGAAGCGCGGTCAGACGCTGCTGCCCGCCCCGAGCCTCGCCAGCTACAACGGACTGATTTTCATCAGCCTGGACGCCAACGCTGAACCCCTCGAGGACTATCTCGGCGACTTCCGGTTCTACCTCGACTACTACTCGAGGCAGAGCTCGGCCGGTTTGGAGGTCCGCGGTCCTCAGCGATGGCGCATCAACGCCAACTGGAAGATCGGCGCCGAGAACTTCGCCGGCGACATGTATCACACCCCGCAGACGCACACCTCCGTCGTGGAGATCGGCTTGTTCCGTGAGCCCAAGGCGGAAAAGCGCAAGGACGGCGCCACCTACTGGGCCGGGGTCGGCGGGGGCACCACCTACAAACTGCCGCCCGGCGATTTCCGGGAGCGGATGCGCTACGTCGGCTACACCGACGACATGATCGCGCGCATCGAACAGATCTGGTCCTCGGATCAGCAGAAGCTGGTCGGCGGCGACGGCTTCATGATCTCGGCGGCGTCCTGCTTCCCGAACATGAGCCTGGTGCACAACTGGCCGAAGGTGGAGGACGGTGACAGTGTCCTGCCGTTCATCTCGCTGCGGACGTGGCAACCCATCGACGAACACGAAACCGAGGTGTACTCCTGGTTCGCCGTCGACGCCGCGGCACCTGAGGAGTACAAGAAGAAGTCCTACAAGGCCTACTTGATGTGCTTCGGCTCGACGGGCATGTTCGAGCAGGACGATGTCGAGAACTGGGTGTCGCTGACCAACACCGCGGCCGGATCGATGGCGCGGCGTCTGCAGCTCAACAGTCGGATGGGGTTGCTCGAGGACGATACACCTGTCGGAAAGCGCCTGCCACCCAACGAATTTCATGGCCCAGGCGTAGCGCAGGTCGGCTACAACGAAGCCAATCAGCGTGCTCTGCTGCGATTGTGGGCCGACCAGGTGGAGCGTCCGGTCGAGGCCTCGGCGACGGTCGCGGTCGGGACGTGCGCCGACGGGATCGAGCCACTGGTACAGACAGCCAGCCTTCCGGTTACAGATCGAGCGCGGGTATGA
- a CDS encoding IclR family transcriptional regulator, producing the protein MTTAGGPMPQYPIESVDNALKVVLLLAERGELRLTDVSDYLGVASSSAHRMLAMLLYRGFVQQDPKTKIYTAGTALTKIAFSITRRLDFLAPLRPYLEKLSSTLDETVHLSMLDNTAVCFVDAIEGSKVARTASRVGMALPASTTASGKAMLAGLSLAEIEKLYPTEELVTLTDRSIKTKAGLLRELAQIRRRGYACSSEESEADVSSIAVAFPVREGLPHLAFSTAIPRPRMSPTDKRRIGEIVMGVVDDAAQLLKT; encoded by the coding sequence GTGACAACCGCCGGCGGACCGATGCCGCAATACCCGATCGAATCGGTGGACAACGCGTTGAAGGTCGTACTACTTCTCGCGGAACGGGGCGAACTGCGGTTGACCGACGTGAGCGACTATCTCGGCGTCGCATCCTCGAGCGCCCACCGAATGTTGGCGATGTTGCTCTATCGCGGTTTCGTCCAACAAGACCCGAAGACAAAGATCTACACCGCAGGCACTGCGCTGACGAAGATCGCCTTCTCGATTACCCGTCGTCTGGACTTCCTGGCGCCGCTGCGTCCGTATCTGGAAAAGCTCAGCTCCACGCTCGATGAGACGGTGCACCTGTCGATGCTCGACAACACGGCGGTCTGTTTCGTGGACGCGATCGAAGGCTCGAAGGTGGCGCGGACCGCGTCACGGGTGGGTATGGCGCTGCCCGCGAGTACGACCGCGTCCGGAAAGGCGATGCTCGCCGGCCTGTCGCTTGCTGAAATCGAGAAGCTCTATCCGACCGAAGAACTCGTCACCCTCACTGACCGCAGCATCAAGACCAAAGCCGGATTGCTACGAGAGCTCGCACAGATCCGGCGGCGCGGTTACGCGTGCAGCTCTGAGGAGAGCGAGGCGGATGTCTCGTCGATTGCGGTTGCGTTCCCGGTTCGGGAAGGGCTGCCGCACCTGGCCTTCAGCACAGCGATACCGCGTCCGCGGATGAGTCCGACGGACAAGCGTCGCATCGGCGAGATCGTGATGGGTGTGGTCGACGATGCGGCGCAGCTGCTGAAAACCTAG
- a CDS encoding 3-phenylpropionate/cinnamic acid dioxygenase subunit beta has product MTAPQHDRGAGFRRFGRGETYSEQSVLGDHAARDRRVGSTLPFSDERHLRAHQFLVDETYLLDAQAYDEWLDLFTDDVHYVMPVRVSTALGTGYDSSPGMAHFDENKYSLGRRVARFRTEHAWTEDPPSRLRHYITNVRTFATPKDDHLIVDSAELLFRSRGDVNEAATVSCGREDLLRREGDRWKIARRTIFIDESVIRMQNLAIFL; this is encoded by the coding sequence ATGACTGCGCCGCAGCATGATCGAGGGGCCGGGTTTCGCCGCTTCGGGCGCGGCGAGACGTACTCCGAGCAGTCGGTACTCGGCGACCACGCGGCGCGTGACCGTCGCGTCGGAAGCACACTGCCCTTCAGCGATGAGCGCCACCTGCGCGCCCACCAGTTCCTCGTCGATGAGACATACCTGCTCGATGCTCAGGCGTACGACGAGTGGTTGGACTTGTTCACCGACGACGTGCACTACGTGATGCCGGTGCGAGTTTCGACCGCGTTGGGCACCGGGTACGACTCGTCGCCGGGCATGGCTCACTTCGACGAAAACAAGTACTCGTTGGGCCGCCGGGTCGCCCGGTTCCGCACCGAGCATGCGTGGACGGAGGATCCGCCGTCTCGACTACGGCACTACATCACCAACGTGCGCACTTTTGCGACCCCCAAGGATGACCACCTCATCGTCGACTCGGCCGAGCTGCTGTTCCGTAGCCGCGGCGATGTCAACGAAGCCGCGACCGTGTCGTGTGGCCGTGAAGACCTGCTGCGGCGCGAAGGAGACCGCTGGAAGATCGCCCGGCGCACGATCTTCATCGACGAGTCGGTCATCCGCATGCAGAACCTGGCGATCTTCCTATGA